GATTACTTGAAAGATACTGACAAATTCGCTTCACAAGCACAAACATAGCACGGCAGGGTATAATCGTCTCACAGTAGGCTACAACTTTAAAGAGCGGGCCATTGACCTACCTATTGTGCATTGCATGAGAATAAAAGCAAGGGGGTAGAATCACACAGAGCTCTAGGAAGACTTCCTCATTCAACAACTCATCACCATTTCCACGCACTTTCTGTTAGATAATTCTCGACGCCTCAGTCCATAATATCCGGCATCATGGACGATTTGTCATCAGGTTTGCCGTCAGACTATATCTACAAACTGTAAGCAGAGTTCTGCGTCCTACCGCTTGTATTTATCCACGCAATATTCTTACATGAACGAAGTCTTCAGTTTACACCGCGGCAACACCATGATGTCTATCCCGCCATCGATCCTTCAAACCCGGAGCTGTCTTTGGCTGGCaaggtggtgttggtgacaGGCGCAAGCCGGGGCATTGGCGCTAATGTGAGTCTATTTCCACAATCCGATAAGAACTCTTTACAAAGCTGCCGTGACACTGAGAAAACCACCTTTCTGTTGTAGGGAATTGTGCCTTCATTGGCCAAAGCTGGTGCCGCGGGCATTGTGCTTGTCGCGACCAACGCCGAGAAACTCAAGGCGGTTgagctcgccgtccgcgacATCAACCCCAGCACGCGCGTCCTCGTTGCGGCTGCCGATATCAGCAACGAGCAGTCCGTTGCTTCTGTGTTCAAGAGCGCGACGGAAACATTTGGCCGGGTCGACATCTTGGTTCACAACGCCGGGGTCATGAACCAGATGAGCAATATCCACGAGGAAGACGCTACGGCGTTTTGGAAGCAATACGTTTGTTACTTGGTCTGCTCCGATGACGTGACGGACGCGGCTTGCTGACCAGCGAAAATGCGGCAGGAAATCAACACCTTTGGAACGTTCCTCGTGGCCCAGTATTTCATCAAgtctctcccctctccggAGTCGCCGGGGGTCATCCTCTACATCGGCACCGCGGCGTCGTGGGCAAGAAACTCCTCCTTCGCCGGCTACAGCGGCAGCAAGCTCGCGGCGCAGAAGCTCATCAGCGACATCGCCTCGGGCTACCCCAACATCACGGCGATCTCGGCAAGTCCCGGCCTGGTCGAGACGGACATGCTCCAGCTCCGTGGCTTCGACGTCTCTACCCCACAGCTCGTTGGTGGCGCGGTCGTCTGGCTGAGCGGGGACAGGGCCAGGTTTCTCAGTGGCCGCGCGATCTCCGTCGAATGGGACCTCGAGGATCTTGTGGCGAGAAAGGACGAGATAGTGAAGGAGGACTTGCTCATTATGAGAATGGCGGGAAAATTCGGCCATGAGCAGTTTGCTTGAGACTTGTGGCGTCTTCCATAGCACTAGCGAATGCCGTCCTTTATCACGACTTTGAGGATTATCATCTCATAGCGATGACGAACAAAAACCATGACTCTTTGACTGCTTCTCCGGTGTGCTCAAATACATAAAACATTAGAATAATAAGAATAAAAAATTATGGCTATCGGAGTCTGAAATTCGGAAGACGAACAAAATCACAAGCTAGTCAAGTGGCTGGAACGGTGAGGATTACTAGAGCCCCCCCTCATGTCATTACCGAAGGAATCAGGGTTTATTACACAATTCCAACGGAGAAACTCACTGCTGATGATCTTGTGAATGTATCTGCAGAAATTGAGGTCATTTCACGAGCGAATTCTTTCGGCAAAGAAACCCATCCCTGGTTGGGACGGCTGACAGCGTCTCGCAGGCAGACCAGCTAGCTGACACTCGCTTACTCCCAGCTTCTGTAAGGGTGTGTTCCTGCTGTGCCGCAAGTCCAGGCCCACCGAGAATCGCATCTATGGATCTCGGATACGCCCGGGTAGATCGTGATTCCACTTCGGTTGTGGTGGTTTAGGAGATGATTGGCCGAGTTTGTTGCCGTTGACCCTTCTTGGTATTTGCAATCATGTACACAATAGGAAGGAAGAACACCAGGCACGCGTTCGATCATGACAGTTCCTAGCATAGTTTCCAGCCCGCACCGGTTCTGGTAAACCAAACCCCTCGCGAAACCACCCTGTTTGTGTCAAGTGCTTATAACAATCGCTGGGCACTCCTTATCATTGGTTTGTTAGTTTTACAAGTGGAAAGGTGGGGATAATAACGACCGACACAAAATTTGGTCTCGGTCGTGATGGACCTGCTGAAAGACGATCAAAAGTGCTGAGAAGAGATATGTTGATTCCGGCGAGAGGCGATGTGAGCTGAGTATAAAAGTAGCCTGCTTCTCACATCGAAGCAGAAAAAGGGCGTCCCTTTAGACACCAGCTCACCAACGCAAGCCTCCCTCATCCTATCATCAGCCCCCTTTCTTATTATTACTCCTAGTCAGCAAAATCCCTCTCTATCGCTGTACCTTCTCTCTTAATACTCTCGCCCGCACGCACGCCTTCGCCATGCAGGTATTTCTTCTGATCCTTTCTCTCGTTGCCCCTACCATTATTGGGGCACCAACTGAGGAATGGACGGACGGCATCAGCGACGGGTTTGCAGGACCCGGCTACATCGTCCCCAACAACATCAGTATTGACCCGTTTGTTGAAATCGACCCAACGATTCCAGGTATACGCCTGGCTTTGGACCTGGAGGCTGCCGATGCAGGTCTCGGCCCCGACGTGGAGCCCCAGGGAGGTGGGCTCGAGG
The genomic region above belongs to Colletotrichum higginsianum IMI 349063 chromosome 2, whole genome shotgun sequence and contains:
- a CDS encoding Short chain dehydrogenase reductase → MDDLSSGLPSDYIYKLLQFTPRQHHDVYPAIDPSNPELSLAGKVVLVTGASRGIGANGIVPSLAKAGAAGIVLVATNAEKLKAVELAVRDINPSTRVLVAAADISNEQSVASVFKSATETFGRVDILVHNAGVMNQMSNIHEEDATAFWKQYEINTFGTFLVAQYFIKSLPSPESPGVILYIGTAASWARNSSFAGYSGSKLAAQKLISDIASGYPNITAISASPGLVETDMLQLRGFDVSTPQLVGGAVVWLSGDRARFLSGRAISVEWDLEDLVARKDEIVKEDLLIMRMAGKFGHEQFA